A region of Lycium barbarum isolate Lr01 chromosome 1, ASM1917538v2, whole genome shotgun sequence DNA encodes the following proteins:
- the LOC132600260 gene encoding probable aspartic proteinase GIP2, translating to MISKTNSVLCIFLSFLLILFFPCTAKTAPRPRAFILPVTKDAATKQHITTIRQRTPLVPVKFTVDLGQRFLWVDCEKGYVSSSYKPVPCGSIPCKRSFSGAGVESCLGSPSPGCNNNTCSHIPYNHFIRTSTSGELAQDTFSLQSIDGTYPGKFSSANSVVFGCAPSSLREGLVKNVKGIIGLGNGYVGFPTQLANSFCMPRKFAICLTSSLHNSTGVIFFGESPYIFQVFDSPLDFSKRLVYTPLLKNPVSTSGSYFQGEPSTDYFIGLTSIKINDNVVPINTTLLRITKNGKGGTKISTVEPWTKMETSIYNAFTETFVKLLPRATRVEPVAPFKVCYDRWSFGDTRTGPGVPPIELGLLNNKTWTMFGANSIVQVNHVQCLGFVDAGPEPTTSIVIGAHQIEDHLMQFDIANKRLGFSSSLLIDQTACGNFNFTSKA from the coding sequence ATGATCTCCAAAACTAATAGTGTTCTAtgtatctttctttcttttctcctcataCTATTCTTCCCATGCACAGCCAAAACCGCTCCAAGACCTAGAGCGTTTATTCTTCCAGTAACCAAGGATGCAGCCACTAAACAACATATCACTACAATTCGCCAAAGAACACCTCTTGTACCAGTCAAATTTACAGTAGACCTTGGTCAACGATTCTTGTGGGTTGATTGTGAAAAGGGTTACGTTAGTTCATCATATAAACCAGTTCCTTGCGGTTCTATTCCTTGTAAACGTTCTTTTTCTGGCGCGGGTGTTGAATCTTGTTTAGGTTCTCCTTCACCAGGGTGCAACAATAACACTTGTTCACATATTCCTTATAACCACTTTATTCGTACTAGCACTAGTGGTGAACTTGCTCAAGATACTTTTTCACTTCAATCAATTGATGGTACGTATCCTGGTAAATTTTCATCAGCGAATAGTGTAGTTTTTGGTTGTGCTCCTAGTTCTCTACGTGAAGGATTAGTAAAAAATGTTAAAGGGATTATTGGACTTGGAAATGGTTATGTTGGATTTCCTACTCAATTGGCTAATTCTTTTTGTATGCCTAGAAAATTCGCCATTTGTTTGACTTCTTCATTACATAATTCTACCGGAGTTATTTTCTTTGGTGAAAGTCCttatatttttcaagtttttgacTCTCCCTTAGATTTCTCAAAGAGACTAGTTTACACCCCACTTCTTAAAAATCCGGTAAGTACATCAGGTTCGTATTTTCAGGGGGAGCCTTCGACGGACTATTTTATTGGGTTGACATCTATTAAAATTAATGACAATGTTGTACCAATAAACACTACATTGCTGAGAATAACTAAAAATGGGAAAGGCGGGACTAAAATTAGTACGGTTGAGCCTTGGACGAAAATGGAGACTTCGATTTACAATGCTTTTACAGAGACATTTGTTAAATTGCTTCCTAGAGCTACACGGGTGGAACCTGTGGCACCTTTTAAGGTGTGTTATGATAGATGGAGTTTTGGAGATACTCGTACTGGTCCTGGTGTGCCACCCATTGAACTTGGTTTGCTAAACAATAAAACTTGGACTATGTTTGGTGCAAATTCGATAGTGCAAGTGAATCACGTGCAATGTCTTGGTTTTGTGGATGCTGGGCCTGAACCCACTACTTCTATAGTCATTGGAGCACATCAAATCGAAGATCACCTTATGCAATTTGATATTGCTAATAAAAGGTTGGGTTTCTCTTCTTCGCTCTTGATTGATCAAACAGCATGTGGTAACTTTAATTTTACATCCAAAGCTTGA
- the LOC132600342 gene encoding uncharacterized protein LOC132600342, which translates to MDNSQKYSSLSCEIQIIRARNVEQRSLGSSLYVRCYLAAGEDQRVQINSQEIVPSKSYDLFWDESFSLDCSGTEDSINNLKQGSIVFELHSKKILPILGKVGGSQILGRAEIPWTSVFESTNMEIVEWAIMGSEKRHLHEDMKPMSVQIAMKVSVKETTKVKKNDKLRSSSWDNKCACMDYCGCNSSNILSADDYEVFPLGAVLGAL; encoded by the coding sequence ATGGACAATTCTCAAAAATATTCATCTCTTAGTTGTGAAATACAAATCATAAGAGCAAGAAACGTTGAGCAAAGATCCTTAGGAAGCAGTTTGTATGTTAGATGCTATCTAGCTGCAGGAGAGGATCAAAGGGTTCAAATAAACAGCCAAGAGATCGTCCCATCGAAATCATATGACTTGTTTTGGGACGAGTCTTTCTCATTGGATTGCTCGGGAACTGAAGATTCCATCAATAATCTCAAGCAAGGAAGTATAGTCTTCGAACTTCACTCAAAAAAAATTCTTCCAATTTTAGGTAAAGTTGGAGGTTCACAAATCTTGGGAAGGGCTGAAATTCCATGGACAAGTGTTTTTGAGTCAACAAATATGGAAATTGTTGAGTGGGCAATTATGGGTTCAGAGAAGAGACATTTGCATGAAGATATGAAGCCTATGTCAGTGCAAATAGCAATGAAGGTTAGTGTAAAAGAGACAACAAAAGTGAAGAAAAATGATAAGTTGAGATCATCATCATGGGATAATAAGTGTGCTTGCATGGACTATTGTGGATGTAATAGTAGTAATATTCTTAGTGCTGATGATTATGAGGTCTTTCCACTTGGTGCTGTCCTGGGTGCCTTGTAA